TACCTGGCAAGCACATGTTCCCTCCAGTGGGGGCGTTGATCGCTCAGCAGCAGGTCTAGTGTCACCCAGTCTTTCTACTTCTCAGGAGAAGTTGAGGGTCTGGATTTTTAGAGGATAGCTCttgtttcctttacatttttttgagacagagtctcactgtgtcatccaggctggagtgcagtggcgcaatctcggctcactgcaacctcttccttctgggttcaagtgatcctcctgccgcagcctcccaagtagctgggattacaggcgtgcgccaccacgcctggctaatttttgtatttctagtagagacggggtttcactatgttggccaggctggtcatgaactcctgacctcgtgatccacccaccttggcctcccaaagtgctgagattacaggcgtgagccaccgcgcctggcccttgttttcttaataatgacaacaaatttttattttataaaaactcaattcaaaaattagccgggtgtggtggtgcacatctgtaatcccagctactcaggaggctgaggcaagagaattgcttgaacccaggaggcagaggttgcagtgagccaagctattgcaccactgcactccagcctgggcgacagagagagactctgtctcaaaaaaaaagcaaaaaacaaaaaacgagagCCCAAGCAGAGTCAGTGTGTGGCCCAGAATTGGCTTCCAGGTTATATATTCCTTGTAGCTTACAGAGCAATGACAGGAGAAAGGCTTGGGGGACAGGTGGGACCTGGGCACATCTTGCATGCCAGCCTGAGAGTGGGCGCTGGGTGGAGAGTCCCACCAGTGTCCTGAGCAGGGAGAGGATGGGGTTCCGCATCCCCAGACTGGAACTTGTGGGTCTGTGCTGAGACTGGTGGAGGACAAGGGGTGGTCCCTACTGTTGTCAAGACCCTGGACACAAGCAGGATGAGGAGGTGGGTGAGGGTGTAGATGAGGTCACTGTGGAACACTGTTGTGCCTGAGCTGGACACGGCTCATAAAGGGGGAGCCAGCCATCCCTCCCAGAGCTCACCTCCCAGGAAGTTGGCAAGCGGGTGTCTAGTGAGGGAGAGGTGATGCGGGCCAGGCAGGGCTCATGATGGCAGGACTGCCCTTAGGTTGAGTGTATCTAGAGTGCCATCTCTGTAGCCAGAGGGAGGCCAGAATGCCACTCTGGGACATTTTGGAGGGAGAGTAGCAGGAGAGGAGAGTTGAGCCTGTCACCCTGGGCCTTGCAGGAAGGAGGACTGTGGATCCAGAGCCAGGGTGGGGTGCGGTTGGGGTCCCTGGAGCCTCACagtcctcctccctccctgctgcaTCCCCAGGAGCCGCTCCCACTCAGGGGACCGCTACAGGCGGGGCGGCCGGGGCCTCAGGCACCACAGCAGTAGCCGCAGCCGCAGCAGCTGGTCCCTCAGCCCGTCCCGCAGTCGCAGCCTGACTCGCAGCCGCAGCCatagccccagccccagccagagCCGCAGCCGCAGCCGCAGCCGGAGCCACAGCCAGAGCCCCTCGCCATCACCCGCAAGAGAGAAGCTGACCAGGCCGGCCGCGTCCCCTGCTGTGGGCGAGAAGCTGAAAAAGTGAGCAGGGCGGGTCTGGAGGAAGAGGGCTGCCAACCTCGGGTGGGGAGGGTGAAtatcactgttttctttttgaggGGAACTTAGTCCTACCCTAGGAGGTGTGTGGGGTGGTGTATGGCCCTGGCCTGGGAGGGTGGATTTCAGGGGGACACAGCCCTGGCCTGGGGGGTCTGAGGAGGACACACCAAATCCTGGAAGATCTGCACAGTTAGAACCTTGTCCTGGGTGAGGGTCAGAGGGGGACAGGTCCCTGTCTTACAGGTTCTGTGGGGTCTGAGAGGGACATGGTCACAACCTGGGGCATCTGAGGCCCATGCCTTGGCTACCTGGTCTGAGGGCAGTGCTGAGGCTGGGGTCAGAGGTGGCAGCTGCCCTTTCCCCCTCCCAACCATGTCCTctggccctgcccccacccaggaccgAACCTGCCGCTGGTAAAGAGACAGGAGCTGCCAAAGTCAGTAAGAATTTGGAACTCGCCCGTCTAATTCCCGTCAGCAGCAGTGCCCAAGAGCTGGGCCCGGTGGGCCTGCAGGGGGGCCCGGGTGGGCTGGGAGATCCAGCCCCAGGgactgggaggggaggggaagggtctGCCCCCGTGAGAACCatgtccccttcccctcctcactGTACACTGGGGTTCCACCTGTCACTGAACCTCTGGGAGCTTCAGGGCTGTCCACAGCCTGCCCCTCCACCCCACGtcgtcccccccaccccccgcacaAAGCCCCAGACTCTTGGCTGAGGTGGGTTGTGGGAGCTCTGGGACACCCACCCCCTCTCCCGCCTCTTctcccccctccccagcccaagCTGACGCCTCAGGAGAAGCTGAAACTGAGGATGCAGAAGGCGCTGAACAGGCAGTGTATGTTCTGCCCCGTCCCTCCAGGGTTTCACAGCTCTTCTTCCCCTTGGCAGTGGGAGCAAGGAGACCCagcaccactttgggaggcctggccCTTCCCTAGAGAGGCCGCACAGGCGCAGAGGTGCTCTGGGGAGGAATGGGTTTGCATCAGCTCCGCTGCCGCTATGCTGGGGCCTCTGCAGTCAGGTTGACCTGTCTgagctcagcttcctcattttaGAGAGTGGGGCTCTtagcgggcgcagtggctcacacctgtaatcccagcactttgggaggctgaggcaggcggatcacgaagtcaggagatcgagaccatcctggctaacacggtgaaaccccgtctctactaaaaatacaaaaaattagccgggcgtgttggtgggcgcctgtaatcccagctactcaggagtctgaggcaggagatgaCGCGATGACgcgaacccggggggtggagcctgcagtgagccgagatcgtgccactgctctccagcctgggcgacagagcgagactccgtctcagaaaaaaaaaaaaaagagtggggctCTTAAGGGAATCCCTCAGCCACCCTGTTTCTCTCTACAGTCAAGGCGGATAAGAAGGCGGCACAGGAAAAGATGATCCAGCAGGAGCATGAGCGGCAGGTGAAGTGGGGAAGGGAGGGCTGGGGTGGCGGGTGGGTGCTGGCCTGGCCACGTTCTTATAGCCCTGTCTGCTGCAGGAGCGGGAAGACGAGCTTCGAGCCATGGCCCGCAAGATCCGGATGAAGTAAGACCTTGCCCCTCCCTGTCCCATGGCCACACCTCCTGGCCTGCCTGGCCTTCCCACCAGAGGCTGCTGGCTCAAGCCCTGCCCAGCTCCCTGTGGGTGGATGAAAGGCAGAGATCCCTGCCTGGCCCTCGGGGCTGTGTCCAGCGCCTCTCTTGCTCCTCTCCCTGAATATTCCTCCCTCCATTTCAACCTGCCTCCCACCACTGCGACCTCCTCCCAGCTCTTCCAGCCTCCAAGTGCCAGTCTCCTTTGCTGTTCTTTCGGCCTGTCAAGCTGCTCCTGATACCCCTTCCCCACTCACCCACTGCCATGGGTctttctcctgtcccagcctcagtttgctcatctccTAAATGGAGATAGAGTCATTGTCCCACCTCACAGGCTGTTGGGAGGATTTGACAAGATCAAGGCCAGGCACGGAGAAGGCACCCAGTAGATGTAGCCATTGGGTTGCCAAGCCTGGCCACTGTGACGGAGACCATTTCAACACTCACTGTGTGCAGGTGCCCCAGTGCGGCAGGAAATGATGGGACTATCCTGCCTCCCTCTGTTCCCGAGGCTTTCCTAGGAAGGGGCTGGGATTTCAGTCAGCCCTGCCAGCTGGGGTCCCTCTGAACCTGGGGCTCCCTTTCCAAGCGGGGATTGGCGGCAGTACCGGCCCCCTTGGTTTACTGTCTTCCTCGGAGTAGGGTGTTGGAAGCACCTACCCTCCCTGAGTTCAGTGTGTCCAGTGTTCCCGGCCAGATGCTCACGCCATGCCTTTGCAGGGAGCGGGAACGccgagaaaaggagagagaagagtgggaaCGCCAGTACAGCCGGCAGAGCCGCTCACCCTCCCCCCGATACAGTGAGTGTCCCCACCAGGCTGCAGGGCTCTGGGGCTTTAAAGAAAAGTGTCAAGCAGGGTTACCAAAAAAACCATAgtacagccgggcgcggtggctcacgcctgtaatcccagcactttgggaggctgaggtgggtggctcaatcacctgaggtcaggagttcgagaccagcctgaccaacatggtgacacacatacgtacacacacacacacaggttgcTTTAGTCACAAGGTGATTGCAGGAATTAGAAGTGCTCATTCCGGCGTGGGCTGATGAGGGGCACAGATGGCAGCCACTGGACTCTCTGGAAATAGCCCCTCATTTGTAGACAACCCCTGAAGTTCAGTTTTGAGGACCTCACCCCAGGTCAAGGAAGAGGCCCTGGCTCTGGATGTTTGCTCGCTCTTCAcctgttcttttctttccaggTCGAGAATACAGCTCTTCTCGAAGGTAAGGAAGCCCATGACCCTCCACTTTCTGGGAAGTGACACTTGTCCTTTGATGGGAGGTCCTGGCTCTCATTCCTCCAGCCTCACCCTGTACCCACCTCCAGTTGGAGGGGCTGGTCTCATCCCTTGGGGAACATCCTTCCCTCCACAGACAAGTGCCCCGATCACTGAAGCATTCACGgcccctccctttctctttccaggCGCTCAAGGTCCCGATCCCGAAGCCCCCATTACCGACATTAGGCAGaagagtggggggtggggaggacaaGGGGGTGGGGTAAGGGGCTCAAGCTGTGATGCTGCTGGTTTTATCTCTAGTGAAATAAAGTCAAAAGTTATTTAATTCCCGTCACCTGCCTCAGTGTCGCCTCAGTGTCATCTGTGTGGTTGGTGCAGGGCTCTCCCACCCCAGGGCCCATGGGCCAGCAGAGCCAGCTGGGAGGGCGCTTGGGTTTACAGGCCAGATGCCAGTGCTGCCTGTGTGGGACATCTTGCCCACATCTGATGGCTAAGTGGCAGGCCCCTGTTCATCAGAACCTGCCATGGCTCAGTGAGGCCTGCTCAGGAGGCCAGGGCACAGTCCCAAGGGAGAGGGCCCAGACCTGCCCGCAGGTGTGGACATAGGGTGTCAGCCCAGCATGTCCCACATGGGCCCCTTTGCCCGGGGCCTCTGGCGACAGGTCCGGGCCTCTCCCCGCCCTCGCCTCGGCCCCTGCCCTGGCCTCGCCCGCACCAGGAACTGGGAGCGCGGCTTTCTGTGCCAATCCTGCTGTGCCCCAGGCACTGGGGGCTGGGTGTTCCCTCACCCCCTCACTCCAAACCGGTCTGTCCAGCCGTCCACCCCATGGAGGGGAAGCCTCCTGCTCCACCTCATGCACCCCAAGAAAGCCAGAGTCCAGACGGGTGTAAATAAAAGGGGAAATTTACTTGGAGAAGTGGGGCAAAAACAAGGTGGTCAACGGTGTTGGCAGCGGTACCAGGGATAGTGAGGGGGgctttcctgggctcaggcctcgCCGGCCGCCTCAGGGTGCTTCTGCCGCAGGTGTTTGTCCAGGGTGGCTCGCAGGCCGAAGGGCACATGACAGTGGGGGCACTCGAAGCGGGTGCTGCCAGGCGTCATGCCGTGCATGCGGCGGTGGCGGTTGAGCTTACTGCTCTGGGCGCAGGCGTAGTTGCAGAACTCACAGGTGTAGGGGCGCTCCCCGGTGTGTGAGCGCCGGTGCACCGTCAGGTTGCTGCTGTTGGTAAAATGCTTCCCGCAGAACTCACAGCTGCCCCCGGGCCCGCGGCTCTTGCCCCCTGACTTGGGCATCTTTTTGGGTGATGCCTTCTGGCTGTTTGCAGGGTCAGTTCTCTGTTCCGTGGTGATGGCTCCCCAAGTGTCTCCACCAGGGCCGGCTTGAGCCCCACTGCCAGGAGCCCCGGGTTCCTGGATACCCGCTGTGGCAGCGGCTCCAGCCCCCTCACCACCGCTGCATGGGAGCGTGCTGGTGGGGGCAGCAGCATGGACAGCCGGCTCCGGAGGGGCCGCAGAGGCCTGCTCCTGGCTGGTGTCGGCCATGAGGGGGCTCTGGGGCGGCACCTGCCGGTGGGTCTTCTTGTGGCGGTTGAGCTTGCTGCTCTGGGCGCAGGCGTAGGGACACTGGTCGCAAGCATAGGGCCGCTCACCTGTGTGCGAGCGCATGTGCACTTTGAGGTTGCTGAAGGAGCTGAGGGTCTTCTTGCACACAGGACAGGTGGGGCTCCGCCGGGTGAGGCCGCTGCCACTTGCACGGGGGCTCTTGGCCTCAGCTGCTTGCCCCACCACTGCTGACACGGCTGCGGCCACCTCGGCCAGGCCCAGGAGCGGGGCCTCCGGGGCCTCTGATTCTGTCTGGTAGATGGACAGTCCGTGGTCCCACTGGGCGTGACGCAGCAGCTTCCAGGCCACTGTGAACTGTTTGCCACAGCGCAGGCAGCTCAAGGCCTTCAGCTCCTCTCGTTCTGGTAAGAAAAAGAGGCAGAGTGTAAGTGCGGAGAGGAAGGAGTCACGGGGGTTGCAGTTCACAGCTGCCAGCTGGACACCTTCTGTGGGACAGGCACTCCTGCAGGGGCCAAGGACTTGGCAGTAACAAGACACACACACCCTGGAAGGACCAGGAAGCTGATGCTCAGAGGAGGGGTGGACACGAAAAATCTGTGGAGTGGGTGCTAAGTACCTGAGGCTTTGTgtttgaaaaccttttttttttttagacagtctcactgtcgcccaggctggggtgcagtggcacgatctcagctcactgcaacctccacctgccggattcaagctattctcatgcctcagcctctagagtagctgggattacaggcgcccaccaccatgcctggctaattagtagagatggggtttcaccacgctggccaggctggtctcaaactcttggcctcaagtgatccacccacctcggcctcccaaaatgctgggattacaggcatgagccactgtgctgggccatgtgtttgaaaatcttttaaaaagttatgttaACTCAGTGAGCACTTCCTACATGCTAGGTGCTGAGCCATGGCTCATAGCCCGGCTTTCCCTCAGGACAGGAAAATAAGATCTCCATTTTCCAgacaggaaaactgaggcacagagaggcattTCCCCAGGGTCGCACAGCTTGGAAGCGGTGAAGCTGGGATTTCAATCCAGACtactgggggagggggagagggcagAACAGaggtttgcttgcttttttttgctttaaatttttaatttagtattttttaaagagatggggccctgctatgttgcccaggctattttttttttgagacgaagccttgctctgtctcccaggctgcagtgcagtggcgcgatctcggctcactgcaagctccccctccggggttcccgccattctcctgcctcagcctcctgagtagctgggactacgggcgcccgccaccgtgccacggggtttcaccgtgttagccaggatgctcgcgatctcctgacctcatgatctgcccgcctcggcctcccaaagtgctgggattacaggcttgagccaccgcgcctggccacccaGGCTATTCTTTAACTTaatggcctcaagtaatccttccatctcagcccctcaaagtgctgggattataggcgtgagccaccatatccggctGGGAGCAGAGGCTTTTGAATAAGATTTTtggtttaggccgggcacggtggctcacacctgtaatcccagcactttgggaggctgaggcgggttgatctcttgaggtcagggatttgagaccagcctggccaacatgatgaaatcttgtctctagtaaaaatacaaaatagccgggtgtggtggtgcacgcctgtaatcctggccaCTTGgaaggttaaggcaggagaattgcttgaacccaggaagcggagtttgcagtgagcagagatcccaccactgcactccagcctgggtgacaaaagcgagactctgtctcaaaaaaaaaaagaattttggtttaacaaaaataatttttaaagtaattgagatatctgggcatggtggctcatgcctgtaatcccagcacttcaggaggccaaggcaggcggatcacctgaggtcaggagtttgagacaccagcctggtcagcatggtgaaaccctgtctctaccaaaaatacaaaaattagccggccatggtggtgcacgcctgtagtcccagctacttggagggctgaggcagcagaatcacttgaacccaggaggcggaggttgcagtgagctgagattgcaccacagcactccagcctgggtgacagagtaagactccacctcaaaataatGGGGTAGCTACAGAGAAAGCTTAGCGGCCACCTAGTAAAGAGGTGGTAATGACCTGGGTCCGCCACCCTCTGCATGGATCTCAAATTGAGAGCCCCCAAGCCTGAATTTGGATTTCTATCTGGACCTTCGGGGTACTCTCAGTGGACACTTCCTAGGTGAACTAGCCTTTCCATTTTTCACATTCTAGAGTCTTGGATGGGACAACCTTTGTGATACAACCAGTCCCGGGTCAAGAGCACAGGCCTGCATTCAAATTCAGACTTCTCTGCTccctagttgtgtgaccttgggcaagacatagtcctctgtgtgcctcagttgcTAGAATTCAGGGACCCTAGAGATCCCCTCCCTTTCAAGGGTGGTTGTGACCTCGCTTGGGGAATGGTTGAGAGCTTTGGTCCACAAAAGCGCTCAAACAGCAGAGCCTGTGAAACCAAGGTGCCCACGATTCTCCAAGCCCTGCAGTGTTTTGTTCCAGCGATTCCATCACAGCCCCTCGCTAGCTCCTCCAGGCCACTCTCCATGCTCCAGCTCAGTCACAAGCCCCTCCTCTTTCCCACCACCAGACCCTCCCTGGCCCAACCCTAAATAATTCCACTTCTCAAAAGTCTAAGGAGGGCAAGGGCCAGGGGGCTGGAAATTAGGTTTGGATTAAGCCCTGCAGCCAACACTGACCAAAAGCTCACCTGAGGGTCAAGCGCCATGTGAAGGATTTTAATTCCCTCCCAAGAGGAGGAACCCAGGTGTCCAGCACCCGGGAGCTCGCTCAAACTAGGGGATTCCCAGCACGCAGGGCTGGGAGATTCCATCACCGAGGGAAGCCAGAAGCCCCTTCCTTGGCTCTGAACACTCAGCTGTACTAGCACCTCAATCAGAATTGACAGAGACAGGAGGGGGTGGCAACCTCCCCATTCCAGCTGGCCTCCactccccctccccccggccGCTGCCCTCCCTAGAGGTCCCCTCCTACTGCCACCCTCGTCCAGCCACCTGGCCAGTTATTTCTGGCCAAGGGGAAGGAGAAGTGAAACCaggttggggtgtgtgtgtggggggcaaAATCCCGGGCTAGTCTTCTGGGGCTGGCCACACCCTGTAGACGGCCCTCCTTCCCTGCCCAGtaccccccgccccccccacacCGCCACCACTAGTCCCTGCCCTAGGACGGGCAGGCCCTGGCCACGCCTAGGCTGCACCCGATGGGGAGCGAGAAAGGGGAAGTAGTGCTCAGTGCCCTGCCGTCCAGCCCAGCCCCTTTCCAGCAGGAAGCCCAGCCCTTGAACTTGAGAGGGGGACTGCACCCGGCTTTACTCACCTGAGCCCTGGCCGCGGCTGGGGCCTCTGAAGAGCTGACAGCCCAGCTTCTTGTGGTCCATGAAGGCAGTGATGGCCTCCAACGGGAAGGTCTGCAGGCAGCGGCCGCAGGTCAACAGATCTGGGTGTTTGTCGGTCCAGGGCTGGCGGTCTGCAGGGAGGAAGCGGGTGGTGAGCGTGGGGTGGGGCCAGGATGGGGGCTGAGGGTGCTGAAGGAGAGTGGAAACCGAAGGTCAGAAGGGGGCCTGGGGGGCAGGACCGGGCGAAGGAGATAAGGCAGGGCGAGGGGCCCATGCCCAAAGGGAAGGGTCCCACCCGAGGGTCAAAGGTAAGGGAGGCCGGGCCCAGGGCCCGGGGCGCTCACCGGGAAGGTTCGGGGTCAACGGCGTCCACAGGGTCCACGGGTTCCTCGCGCCGAGGGCGAGGAGGGCGGCCCCGGCGGGCATGGGGCCAGGGGAGTGGTGTGGTTCGCCGCCGAACCGCCCCGCCGAGGACACCTCCTTCGGGGAGAAGGGCCCCAGCCTTGGG
This portion of the Pongo abelii isolate AG06213 chromosome 20, NHGRI_mPonAbe1-v2.0_pri, whole genome shotgun sequence genome encodes:
- the ZNF296 gene encoding zinc finger protein 296; amino-acid sequence: MSRRKAGSAPRRVEPAPAANPDDEMEMQDLVIELKPEPDAQPQQAPRLGPFSPKEVSSAGRFGGEPHHSPGPMPAGAALLALGARNPWTLWTPLTPNLPDRQPWTDKHPDLLTCGRCLQTFPLEAITAFMDHKKLGCQLFRGPSRGQGSEREELKALSCLRCGKQFTVAWKLLRHAQWDHGLSIYQTESEAPEAPLLGLAEVAAAVSAVVGQAAEAKSPRASGSGLTRRSPTCPVCKKTLSSFSNLKVHMRSHTGERPYACDQCPYACAQSSKLNRHKKTHRQVPPQSPLMADTSQEQASAAPPEPAVHAAAPTSTLPCSGGEGAGAAATAGIQEPGAPGSGAQAGPGGDTWGAITTEQRTDPANSQKASPKKMPKSGGKSRGPGGSCEFCGKHFTNSSNLTVHRRSHTGERPYTCEFCNYACAQSSKLNRHRRMHGMTPGSTRFECPHCHVPFGLRATLDKHLRQKHPEAAGEA